In the genome of Thermoplasmata archaeon, one region contains:
- a CDS encoding fumarate hydratase: MIKLPEPVEDVVYNLLRLANTKLPEDIGWAMEAASGWEQNQIAYTQLGAIMDNVKKAEHAGIPMCQDTGIPVFYVRGKFDSSIGKDIAKAVERATKDIPLRPNTVDPITRENCGLNLGPGMPIIHYIPTDDDFTEITVLPKGAGSENMTRLAMLNPADGIEGIKKFIINSVLDAGGRPCPPTVVGVGIGGTSDVCVSMAKEALLIPIDEENPDPELRKLEEDIFIALNSSGLGPMGLGGSTTSLGVRIKKCACHTASLPVAVNIGCWATRRASAKITDNGVEYSQGVKF, encoded by the coding sequence ATGATAAAACTGCCTGAGCCCGTAGAGGACGTCGTATACAACCTCCTCCGTCTGGCGAACACCAAGCTTCCCGAGGACATCGGATGGGCCATGGAGGCCGCCTCCGGATGGGAGCAGAATCAGATCGCGTACACTCAACTCGGTGCGATCATGGATAACGTGAAGAAGGCCGAGCACGCCGGAATCCCGATGTGCCAGGATACCGGTATCCCAGTGTTCTATGTCAGGGGAAAGTTCGATTCTTCCATCGGAAAGGATATCGCGAAGGCAGTTGAGAGGGCTACGAAGGATATCCCCCTCAGGCCCAACACGGTCGACCCGATCACTCGTGAGAACTGCGGTCTCAATCTCGGTCCCGGCATGCCGATCATCCATTACATCCCGACCGACGACGATTTCACAGAGATCACCGTGCTCCCCAAGGGAGCAGGCTCGGAGAACATGACCCGTCTGGCCATGCTCAATCCCGCCGACGGTATCGAGGGGATCAAGAAGTTCATCATAAACTCCGTACTTGACGCCGGAGGGCGTCCCTGTCCGCCTACGGTCGTGGGCGTGGGCATAGGAGGGACATCCGATGTCTGCGTATCCATGGCGAAGGAGGCTCTGCTCATACCGATAGACGAGGAGAACCCCGATCCCGAGCTCAGGAAGCTGGAGGAGGACATCTTCATAGCATTGAACAGCTCCGGTCTGGGCCCCATGGGCCTCGGAGGTTCCACCACATCCCTCGGAGTGAGGATCAAGAAGTGCGCATGCCACACGGCAAGCCTGCCGGTCGCGGTCAACATCGGATGCTGGGCAACCCGCCGCGCATCCGCCAAGATCACCGACAACGGTGTGGAGTACTCGCAGGGGGTGAAGTTCTGA
- a CDS encoding fumarate hydratase: MLGNPPRIRQDHRQRCGVLAGGEVLIGLTAPLSEDAVRSLKVGDTCYLNGPVITGRDELHIRALEYDMQGKEVPKDLDGSVLYHCGPIMRQREDGSWAVVAAGPTTSARMNKLEPDFIRRFHIRAVIGKGGMSKETIDAMKEVGCVYLAATGGAAVSLAEGLRKCTGVDWLDLGMAEAMWRFDTEKLGPLVVAIDANGNSLYDQVNKNLVRP; this comes from the coding sequence ATGCTGGGCAACCCGCCGCGCATCCGCCAAGATCACCGACAACGGTGTGGAGTACTCGCAGGGGGTGAAGTTCTGATCGGACTCACAGCCCCTCTCTCGGAGGATGCCGTCAGGTCCCTGAAGGTCGGGGACACTTGTTATCTCAACGGCCCCGTCATCACAGGGCGCGACGAGCTGCATATCAGGGCACTTGAGTACGATATGCAAGGCAAAGAGGTGCCTAAAGATCTGGACGGTTCCGTCCTGTATCACTGCGGCCCTATCATGAGGCAGAGGGAAGACGGTTCCTGGGCGGTCGTCGCGGCAGGACCAACAACATCCGCCAGGATGAACAAGCTCGAGCCTGATTTCATCAGAAGGTTCCATATTCGTGCGGTCATCGGTAAGGGAGGCATGTCTAAGGAGACCATCGACGCCATGAAGGAGGTCGGATGCGTCTATCTCGCAGCGACCGGAGGCGCGGCGGTCAGCCTCGCAGAGGGTCTGCGCAAGTGCACCGGAGTGGACTGGCTGGACCTAGGCATGGCAGAGGCTATGTGGAGGTTCGACACCGAGAAGCTTGGACCGTTGGTGGTCGCCATAGATGCGAACGGCAACAGCCTCTACGATCAGGTTAACAAGAATCTGGTAAGGCCTTAA
- a CDS encoding MFS transporter: protein MGLDEAVKKKLPALFLLSLSTFVVCVPAAMTQIISFDLMFDLDSFPSKGYAWTFPMFVAGECASMALAACIIDRYGRRMPYALGAVLFIVATCFCAMCTDMNLFLIGRVVEGFGAGLVIVTCIAQIYFDVPDKQNRYIANGIMSLGFGAGMLFGLFAGKAFVETIGWPTAFWILAVAQAVMTYPALQILKNGETSKLKADIPGAIIATVWAGVLVFLLQKLYLEWDLENPVAMEWIAFLIMMTVLFIFVEIVNPHSVFHRKIDNGRLTTACMVFIILLGLINMATVGYMVKIAFFTYGMTVGEAAPFFIILVCGAAITAITISKVIHKTGHLPWFLLSAILTPIALISMVLVKEDDPSVFFALHLFVLGLAIGCLVSMLNATIQNRTTKDNNGAIMSFAIMIRTVALWAGYNCYQAFSDYYMREAMAETMEHWNEILHLDLPADSSLASLLLTPLGDFVRLVPGLSEKIASAFAEGVGLTLTGGAIVFVIVAIPMIILAGRRNTI, encoded by the coding sequence ATGGGTTTGGATGAAGCGGTCAAGAAGAAACTGCCGGCATTGTTCCTGTTATCTCTCAGTACTTTCGTCGTCTGCGTTCCCGCAGCGATGACGCAGATCATATCGTTCGATCTGATGTTCGACCTCGATTCATTCCCGTCCAAGGGTTATGCCTGGACGTTCCCGATGTTCGTTGCGGGAGAATGCGCTTCCATGGCCCTGGCCGCCTGTATTATCGATAGGTACGGAAGGCGCATGCCTTATGCGTTGGGAGCCGTTCTGTTCATCGTAGCGACATGTTTCTGCGCCATGTGCACGGACATGAATCTTTTCCTCATAGGGCGTGTCGTTGAGGGATTCGGAGCCGGACTGGTCATCGTCACATGCATCGCACAGATCTACTTCGACGTGCCGGACAAGCAGAACCGTTACATCGCGAACGGTATCATGTCCCTGGGATTCGGAGCCGGAATGCTCTTCGGTCTGTTCGCAGGGAAGGCTTTTGTTGAAACTATCGGTTGGCCGACTGCGTTCTGGATCCTGGCCGTGGCGCAGGCCGTCATGACCTATCCTGCATTGCAGATACTCAAGAACGGAGAGACCAGCAAGCTGAAGGCGGATATCCCTGGAGCCATCATCGCAACCGTCTGGGCCGGTGTCCTGGTATTCCTGCTTCAGAAGCTCTATCTCGAATGGGATCTGGAGAACCCTGTCGCGATGGAATGGATCGCATTCCTGATCATGATGACAGTCCTGTTCATCTTCGTCGAGATAGTCAATCCCCACTCAGTCTTCCATCGGAAGATCGACAACGGCCGTCTGACGACCGCTTGCATGGTGTTCATCATCCTGCTAGGACTGATAAACATGGCCACCGTGGGATACATGGTCAAGATCGCTTTCTTCACCTACGGGATGACCGTGGGCGAGGCCGCGCCGTTCTTCATTATCTTGGTGTGCGGTGCCGCCATCACGGCCATAACGATCTCCAAGGTGATCCATAAGACGGGACATCTGCCGTGGTTCCTGCTGAGCGCCATCCTGACCCCGATTGCTCTGATATCCATGGTCTTGGTCAAGGAGGACGACCCATCGGTATTCTTCGCATTGCATCTGTTCGTGCTCGGACTGGCGATAGGATGTCTGGTCTCGATGCTCAACGCCACCATCCAGAACAGGACCACCAAGGACAACAACGGTGCGATAATGTCGTTCGCCATCATGATCCGTACCGTGGCGCTTTGGGCAGGTTACAACTGCTATCAGGCGTTCTCCGATTACTACATGAGGGAGGCCATGGCGGAGACCATGGAGCATTGGAACGAGATCCTTCATCTCGATCTCCCGGCCGACAGTTCGTTGGCATCGCTTCTGCTGACGCCTCTGGGGGACTTCGTCAGACTGGTCCCCGGGCTCTCGGAGAAGATAGCCTCGGCGTTCGCCGAAGGTGTCGGGCTTACGCTGACAGGGGGAGCGATAGTCT
- a CDS encoding endonuclease IV: protein MPPVCLAASQGRVQRDFQIDSHQIGHAFPDNHLFGHPHHAVMMRFGPAGYPSAGKTPEGSLEYTKNLGLNALEVEFVRGARIKPERAQEVGAKAKELDIRLSCHAPYFISFNSDTMETREKSIDWVMDTARAAHNLGAYIIVIHAAAYGKSPETALPNVIDGLRKCKDLLDDEGIKDVTLGVETMGKLGQFGTLDEIGKVMDEVDGVHPVLDVAHVHARGHGYLKTEDDMRGLIDQFFPLAGDIAHFHISCIKYGDKGEISHLPLEAKDPDLQMLANVLADTKQECNFICESPLIEKDAVVFRDMFPQYRQN from the coding sequence ATGCCACCTGTGTGCCTGGCCGCATCCCAGGGTAGGGTCCAAAGAGACTTCCAGATCGATTCTCATCAAATCGGACATGCGTTTCCAGATAATCATTTATTCGGTCATCCCCATCACGCGGTCATGATGAGATTCGGTCCCGCAGGATACCCCTCGGCAGGAAAGACGCCCGAGGGTTCGTTGGAATACACTAAGAACCTTGGCCTGAACGCCCTGGAGGTGGAGTTCGTCCGCGGAGCACGCATCAAGCCCGAGAGGGCCCAGGAGGTCGGAGCGAAGGCGAAGGAGCTCGATATCAGGCTCAGCTGCCATGCGCCGTATTTCATCAGTTTCAACTCGGATACGATGGAGACCCGCGAGAAAAGCATCGATTGGGTGATGGATACCGCACGTGCCGCACACAACCTCGGTGCCTACATCATAGTCATCCATGCTGCCGCTTATGGAAAATCCCCAGAGACCGCCCTACCCAACGTCATAGACGGGCTGAGGAAGTGCAAGGACCTTCTGGACGACGAAGGGATCAAAGATGTCACCCTCGGAGTGGAGACCATGGGAAAGCTCGGTCAATTCGGTACCCTGGACGAGATCGGGAAGGTCATGGACGAGGTCGACGGTGTCCATCCGGTGCTCGACGTTGCACATGTACACGCCAGGGGACACGGGTATCTGAAGACCGAGGACGATATGAGAGGACTCATCGACCAGTTCTTTCCTCTGGCGGGAGATATCGCACATTTCCACATCAGTTGCATAAAGTACGGCGACAAGGGAGAGATCTCGCATCTGCCCCTTGAAGCCAAGGATCCCGACCTTCAGATGCTGGCGAACGTTCTAGCGGATACGAAGCAGGAATGCAACTTCATATGCGAATCGCCGCTCATCGAGAAGGATGCGGTCGTCTTCAGGGACATGTTCCCGCAGTACCGCCAGAACTGA
- a CDS encoding carboxypeptidase regulatory-like domain-containing protein: MLRNLMNTKVCGITLALLAAVAMVFSFAAAASFDAEEGDEDDPQPIDYLVGYVFNIPPQMEREPIAEVQVTVWYSMSQPYAHTFTKDDGYFEIRYDPSIQYISFNIDDFTVKGWSSELNKAGDSDLYRLELIDNHTVDGRHRLYDDSGYTALVSRTIGTMFGTVSSQIGGSTVFIEDATVTLESSTSILTTKTDEFGYYSISCPSGTSYKMTVTASGFVTWTEEGIEPSKESMNISIEEKSHILIFGLDLAHTLELFGLLILLMVAILAVYLIRKPTKVEGLAVINDLPVVTIEEEREEEKDD; encoded by the coding sequence ATGCTTCGGAACCTCATGAATACGAAGGTGTGCGGCATCACATTGGCACTGCTTGCAGCGGTGGCGATGGTCTTTTCGTTCGCAGCGGCCGCCTCCTTCGATGCCGAAGAGGGCGACGAGGACGATCCTCAGCCGATTGATTACTTGGTAGGATACGTCTTCAACATCCCTCCGCAGATGGAACGCGAACCCATCGCCGAAGTCCAGGTCACCGTCTGGTATTCCATGAGTCAGCCCTACGCGCACACATTCACTAAGGATGACGGATACTTCGAGATCAGATACGACCCCTCAATCCAATACATCTCGTTCAACATCGATGATTTCACGGTGAAGGGATGGAGCTCGGAACTGAATAAGGCCGGGGATTCAGACCTCTACAGGCTGGAGCTCATCGACAATCATACAGTGGACGGCCGCCATCGCCTCTACGACGATTCAGGATACACCGCACTTGTCTCCCGTACCATCGGAACGATGTTCGGAACGGTCAGCAGTCAGATCGGCGGAAGCACGGTATTTATCGAGGATGCGACGGTCACGCTGGAATCGTCCACATCCATCCTGACCACCAAGACGGACGAGTTCGGTTACTATTCGATCAGCTGCCCCAGCGGTACCTCTTACAAGATGACGGTCACCGCATCCGGATTCGTGACCTGGACGGAAGAAGGTATCGAACCTTCCAAGGAATCGATGAACATCTCCATCGAGGAGAAGAGCCACATCCTAATCTTCGGACTCGATCTGGCGCACACGCTGGAGCTCTTCGGACTCCTCATACTTCTGATGGTCGCCATCCTTGCGGTCTACCTGATAAGGAAGCCCACAAAAGTCGAAGGTCTGGCCGTCATCAACGACCTCCCTGTGGTCACCATCGAGGAAGAGCGCGAAGAAGAGAAGGACGATTAA
- a CDS encoding ATP-dependent helicase, producing MVDRVDRTYSKDEVMNMMEPLISTWFNEKYDDLTIPQAKAIPVIHQRRNVLVSSPTGSGKTLTAFTSIINELTRYAREGTLEERVYCIYVSPLKALGNDVNRNLNTPLAEMREVAERHGMNIPNITVAVRSGDTSQAERQKMVRHPPHILITTPESLALILAAPKFKDAFKKVEWVILDEIHDICDSKRGAFLSLTLERLRNHCENDFVRIGLSATLAPIEEIAAYLVGCNPDGTPRDVALIESGSKKTLDLQVICPTRDLTALSSDIVNSMMYDTLKELIDAHDTTLVFTNTRSGAESVVYKLKERGLENIEVHHSSLGKDIRLDVEERLKHGEIKCVVSSTSLELGIDIGSVDLVCQIGSPKSVAKGLQRIGRSGHSFGKVAKGRLLVFDPDDLVECAVMCRAAHRGDIDRVGIPENCLDVLSQTVVGMSLDNRWDIDEAYDLIKGSYCYRNLPKESFMQVIRYLGSKDDFEGVYSKIWYDEEENLFGKKKGSRMIYFMNLGTIPEEANYRVINNHGTVAGELSEKFVERLSPRDVFVLGGRSFEFVRSKGMTAYVKEANGRKPTVPSWAGEMLPRSFDLSMDVAIFRREMSQRILQDEREAIKAISEEFDVDEGSARSVYSYFKEQDAVAGFIPDDKKLAVEEYIDPSGNQKLVFHFPFGRRVNDALSRAYAHRLTGMLGANVSVTISDDSFMLGCPRTFDLDKLPGLIKANELETVLRKSLKDSEIFKLRFRHTAARSFMILRNYMGRPISVNRQQIRSTYLLEALGGMEGVPVIEETYREVMEDDMDIKNAKYVLNLLDSGDMQLNLIRFSGTPSPFAHSAILSGFSDIVLMEDRSALLRELHRKVLYRALGDSVSEFEFDEDQIVPYYAQKPTRITCKDDIPKLLMETGPLQALRERGRNIYSYTDEDRKTVDGWVRELMHSGEIGTVFLDDPHIMVADELPFYAAATRKERELNETDKDVYGAIDMDTPMSEIVEKLEISEDMTVRSLRKLESMYLITRSDLSGGKWLFGRVEYPEIDRNDATDRIVMRYLDCFAPATVQEVAFSLSITEEQAKASLESLVANDDVVKGRFLVSENDQYMLKIDHMRLKAGHDNIYSYEAVERYRLTKGQHFKTIKEFFDFHGSAGNELDVYNRVDGFDLSEWYEMRKNGDIQLGRFVRGKVRFVMSDDADRYAAIRTDETSPGDEELLDVIDRMGTATLRQLVAETGKEKDVIRDTVMRLDRSLRIIRAFSEKEDWGTENTYAVFYPGDVEGDPAKDLIAKAIRAYGPLPASALRYIVGVPLDVIEECAADIGAKVVSVGEGQSPMYIMEDEIPALEHVEEQEYPIRLLSLFDPDLGSKWAEISARYGDRWIFPLVKGNNIVGALEIWEMSGVIEIRSMDLDDPAMLPEVLDAVDGMMGFYKQKNIEIVRIREVMGTDTEKLEDDVSKVMEDHGYVLVNGFYAKGRFDPWTMTEEQMITYVFTKQRVSKANKYRTVDECVEVRGYIRGDQEVMTRVAEKTTMKKQIEKGNLMKMTLVPGYQGYTNAEHGAIFKAMKAYEPDDDAKLMMKLIAKMQPVSKKKIVEESPLSLERTNELFSEFSKNSVIYQGADSTYSLVPDNGMDQLEAAKEVAKMHFRDFGIFSAEDMSTFLSSRMGFTREVLRALEDDGFVKKGFFVKDDPTLRWMLAEDIGKMMRRAGESLIINSQDNLNLYFRDMFKTETGTTRSVIIANNKVIGSFIGKITVAGAKVEEFQGNERAERMMKEAAQSVGARLDTQRQREDEDWDVSEFYTKVNTGA from the coding sequence ATGGTTGACAGAGTAGACAGGACATATTCAAAAGACGAGGTCATGAACATGATGGAGCCTCTGATCTCCACATGGTTCAATGAGAAGTACGACGACCTCACCATACCTCAAGCGAAAGCCATACCTGTCATCCATCAGAGGCGCAACGTCCTTGTTTCTTCCCCGACGGGGTCCGGAAAGACCCTGACGGCATTCACCAGCATCATCAACGAGCTGACCCGCTACGCCAGGGAGGGCACGCTGGAGGAGCGCGTCTACTGTATCTACGTATCCCCGCTGAAGGCTCTCGGTAACGATGTCAACCGCAACCTGAATACACCTCTGGCCGAGATGAGGGAGGTCGCCGAGAGGCACGGTATGAACATCCCGAACATCACCGTGGCCGTGAGGTCCGGGGACACTTCGCAGGCGGAGAGGCAGAAGATGGTCCGCCATCCGCCGCACATCCTCATCACGACACCGGAGAGTCTCGCCCTGATCCTCGCCGCTCCTAAGTTCAAGGATGCGTTCAAGAAGGTCGAATGGGTGATCCTGGACGAGATCCATGACATATGCGATTCCAAGAGGGGAGCGTTCCTCTCGCTGACATTGGAGCGTCTCAGGAACCACTGCGAGAACGATTTCGTCCGTATCGGACTGTCTGCGACCTTAGCGCCCATAGAGGAGATAGCAGCGTATCTCGTGGGATGCAATCCGGACGGCACCCCGAGGGACGTAGCATTGATCGAATCGGGTTCAAAGAAGACACTGGACCTTCAGGTCATCTGTCCGACGAGGGACCTCACCGCACTGTCATCGGACATCGTCAACTCGATGATGTACGACACGCTCAAGGAGCTCATAGACGCCCACGACACAACACTGGTGTTCACCAACACGAGGTCGGGAGCCGAGAGCGTCGTATACAAGCTGAAGGAGCGCGGACTGGAGAACATCGAGGTCCACCACAGCTCCTTGGGAAAGGATATCAGATTGGACGTGGAGGAGCGTCTGAAGCACGGGGAGATCAAGTGTGTGGTTTCGTCCACATCCCTTGAGTTGGGAATTGATATCGGTTCCGTCGATCTGGTCTGTCAGATCGGATCCCCCAAGTCGGTCGCCAAGGGACTCCAGAGGATTGGAAGGAGCGGTCACAGCTTCGGAAAGGTGGCCAAGGGAAGGCTGCTGGTGTTCGATCCCGACGATCTCGTCGAATGCGCAGTGATGTGCCGTGCGGCGCACAGGGGCGACATCGACCGCGTGGGGATACCCGAGAACTGTCTCGACGTCCTCTCACAGACCGTCGTCGGTATGAGTCTGGACAACAGATGGGACATCGATGAGGCATACGACCTGATCAAAGGTTCCTATTGCTATCGCAACCTCCCGAAGGAGAGCTTCATGCAGGTCATCAGGTACCTGGGGAGCAAGGATGACTTTGAGGGAGTGTATTCCAAGATATGGTATGACGAGGAGGAGAACCTGTTCGGTAAGAAGAAGGGTTCCCGTATGATCTACTTCATGAACCTCGGAACGATCCCGGAGGAGGCCAACTACCGTGTCATCAACAACCACGGAACTGTCGCCGGGGAACTGTCCGAGAAGTTCGTCGAGAGGCTGTCGCCCAGGGACGTCTTCGTCCTGGGAGGGAGGTCCTTCGAGTTCGTCCGCTCCAAGGGTATGACCGCCTATGTGAAGGAGGCCAACGGAAGGAAGCCCACCGTTCCCTCATGGGCGGGAGAGATGCTCCCCAGGTCTTTCGACCTGTCCATGGACGTCGCCATCTTCAGGAGGGAGATGTCGCAGAGGATCCTCCAGGACGAGAGGGAGGCGATCAAGGCCATATCGGAGGAGTTCGATGTGGACGAGGGTTCCGCAAGGAGCGTATATTCATATTTCAAGGAGCAGGACGCCGTCGCAGGCTTCATACCCGACGACAAGAAGCTTGCAGTCGAGGAGTACATCGACCCTTCGGGCAACCAGAAGCTCGTGTTCCACTTCCCGTTCGGACGCAGGGTCAACGATGCGCTGTCCCGTGCGTACGCCCACAGGCTCACAGGGATGCTGGGGGCCAACGTTTCCGTTACGATATCCGATGACAGCTTCATGCTGGGATGCCCCAGGACTTTCGATCTGGACAAGCTTCCGGGATTGATCAAGGCCAACGAGCTGGAGACCGTCCTCAGGAAGTCCCTGAAGGATTCGGAGATCTTCAAGCTCAGGTTCAGGCACACCGCCGCCAGGAGCTTCATGATCCTCAGGAACTACATGGGCCGCCCCATATCGGTCAACAGGCAGCAGATCCGTTCCACCTATCTCCTGGAAGCGCTGGGAGGCATGGAAGGCGTCCCTGTCATCGAGGAGACCTACAGGGAGGTCATGGAGGACGACATGGACATCAAGAACGCCAAGTACGTCCTCAATCTGCTGGATTCCGGAGATATGCAGCTCAACCTCATCCGTTTCTCAGGTACGCCCTCCCCGTTCGCACATTCAGCCATCCTGTCGGGATTCTCGGACATCGTGCTGATGGAGGACCGTTCCGCACTGCTCAGGGAGCTCCACAGGAAGGTCCTGTACCGTGCCCTCGGTGACAGCGTCAGCGAGTTCGAGTTCGACGAGGACCAGATTGTACCGTATTATGCCCAGAAGCCCACGCGTATAACATGCAAGGACGACATACCGAAGCTCCTCATGGAGACGGGTCCCCTGCAGGCTCTGCGCGAGAGGGGGAGGAACATCTACTCCTACACTGACGAAGACAGGAAGACCGTCGACGGCTGGGTTCGCGAACTTATGCATTCCGGCGAGATAGGCACCGTGTTCCTGGACGACCCCCACATCATGGTGGCCGACGAGCTTCCGTTCTATGCCGCCGCTACCAGGAAGGAGCGCGAGCTCAACGAGACCGACAAGGACGTCTACGGCGCCATAGACATGGACACCCCGATGAGCGAGATCGTGGAGAAGCTGGAGATCAGCGAGGATATGACCGTCAGGTCCCTCAGGAAGCTGGAATCCATGTATCTGATCACCAGGTCAGACCTCTCCGGAGGGAAATGGCTGTTCGGACGCGTGGAGTATCCCGAGATCGACAGGAACGACGCCACCGACCGCATAGTCATGAGGTACCTGGACTGCTTCGCACCCGCGACAGTCCAAGAAGTGGCATTCTCATTATCAATTACAGAAGAACAGGCCAAGGCATCGCTGGAATCCCTTGTTGCCAACGACGATGTCGTGAAGGGCAGGTTCCTGGTATCCGAGAACGACCAGTACATGCTCAAGATCGACCATATGAGACTTAAGGCCGGTCATGACAACATCTACAGCTACGAGGCTGTGGAGCGCTACAGGCTGACCAAGGGCCAGCATTTCAAGACTATCAAGGAGTTCTTCGACTTCCATGGCTCCGCGGGCAACGAGCTGGACGTCTACAACAGGGTGGACGGGTTCGACCTCAGCGAATGGTACGAGATGAGAAAGAACGGAGACATACAGCTGGGAAGGTTCGTCAGAGGCAAGGTCAGGTTCGTGATGAGCGACGATGCCGACAGGTACGCCGCCATCAGGACCGACGAGACATCCCCCGGCGACGAGGAGCTGCTTGATGTCATCGACCGCATGGGCACCGCCACTCTGAGGCAGCTGGTGGCGGAGACCGGCAAAGAGAAGGATGTCATCCGCGACACCGTCATGCGCCTCGACCGTTCCCTGCGTATCATCCGCGCCTTCAGCGAGAAGGAGGACTGGGGTACCGAGAACACCTACGCCGTGTTCTATCCAGGCGATGTGGAGGGCGATCCCGCCAAGGACCTCATAGCGAAGGCCATCAGGGCGTACGGCCCGCTTCCCGCTTCCGCTCTGCGGTACATCGTCGGTGTCCCGCTGGACGTCATAGAGGAATGCGCCGCGGACATAGGCGCGAAGGTCGTGAGCGTAGGGGAGGGCCAGAGTCCCATGTACATCATGGAGGACGAGATCCCCGCATTGGAGCACGTGGAGGAGCAGGAGTACCCCATCAGGCTGCTTTCCCTGTTCGACCCCGACCTCGGTTCCAAATGGGCCGAGATCTCCGCGCGTTACGGCGACAGATGGATCTTCCCGCTGGTCAAGGGCAACAACATAGTCGGAGCGCTGGAGATCTGGGAGATGTCCGGTGTGATCGAGATCCGCTCCATGGACCTGGACGACCCCGCGATGCTTCCGGAGGTCCTCGATGCCGTGGACGGAATGATGGGATTCTACAAGCAGAAGAACATCGAGATCGTCCGCATAAGGGAGGTCATGGGCACCGACACCGAGAAGCTGGAGGACGACGTCAGCAAGGTGATGGAGGATCACGGATACGTGCTCGTCAACGGATTCTACGCGAAGGGACGCTTCGATCCCTGGACGATGACCGAGGAGCAGATGATCACGTACGTCTTCACCAAGCAGAGGGTGTCCAAGGCCAATAAGTATAGGACCGTGGACGAGTGTGTGGAGGTCCGCGGATACATCAGGGGCGACCAGGAGGTCATGACCCGTGTGGCCGAGAAGACCACCATGAAGAAGCAGATCGAGAAGGGCAACCTCATGAAGATGACATTGGTCCCCGGATACCAGGGATACACTAATGCGGAGCACGGAGCCATCTTCAAAGCCATGAAGGCATATGAGCCAGATGATGACGCGAAACTCATGATGAAGCTCATCGCCAAGATGCAGCCCGTGTCCAAGAAGAAGATAGTGGAGGAGTCCCCGCTGTCCCTCGAGAGGACCAACGAGTTATTCTCCGAGTTCAGCAAGAACTCCGTGATCTACCAGGGAGCGGATTCGACCTACAGTCTCGTCCCCGACAACGGTATGGATCAGCTCGAGGCCGCCAAAGAGGTCGCCAAGATGCATTTCCGCGATTTCGGAATTTTCTCCGCCGAGGACATGTCCACGTTCCTGTCCAGCAGGATGGGGTTCACCAGAGAGGTCCTGAGGGCGCTAGAGGACGACGGATTCGTGAAGAAGGGATTCTTCGTCAAGGACGATCCCACGCTCAGATGGATGCTGGCCGAGGATATCGGTAAGATGATGCGCAGGGCAGGGGAATCCCTTATCATCAATTCGCAGGACAACCTCAACCTGTACTTCCGCGATATGTTCAAGACGGAGACGGGAACGACTAGGTCCGTCATCATCGCGAACAACAAGGTCATAGGATCATTCATCGGCAAGATCACCGTCGCAGGCGCGAAGGTCGAGGAATTCCAAGGCAACGAGCGCGCCGAGCGTATGATGAAGGAGGCCGCGCAGTCGGTGGGGGCTAGGCTAGACACGCAGCGTCAGAGAGAGGACGAGGATTGGGACGTATCCGAGTTCTACACCAAAGTGAACACAGGAGCCTGA
- a CDS encoding 4Fe-4S dicluster domain-containing protein: MRVQEQAKGNYIEKEKPSITSMVSNTMFDRDRRTKNFFLDDGCTGCGLCASRCPAQAIEIKDGKPVWVKEQCELCLRCLHHCPQFAIQYGDGKTREHGQYRNPYVKV, from the coding sequence ATGAGGGTGCAGGAGCAAGCCAAGGGCAACTACATCGAGAAGGAGAAACCGAGCATAACGAGCATGGTTTCGAACACCATGTTCGACAGAGACAGACGTACGAAGAACTTCTTCCTCGATGACGGATGCACCGGCTGCGGCCTATGTGCCAGCAGATGTCCGGCTCAGGCCATCGAGATAAAGGATGGCAAACCCGTTTGGGTGAAGGAACAGTGCGAACTTTGCCTGAGATGCCTGCACCACTGCCCCCAGTTCGCCATCCAATACGGTGATGGAAAAACGAGGGAGCACGGTCAGTACAGGAACCCTTACGTCAAGGTATAA
- a CDS encoding transcriptional regulator, producing the protein MKIPCEIIVWYVLPIVRREVANELVNVHHMSQAEVARKFGVTDAAISQYLKKKRGDSAIIENSIKYPEFIGKIRESASAIAEGKSTFEMEMCRVCRTVGEMGIIDEIYQQLFGTNAIKCEGMCRGVLPEI; encoded by the coding sequence ATGAAGATTCCCTGCGAGATTATCGTTTGGTACGTTCTTCCGATTGTTAGGAGGGAGGTGGCCAATGAATTGGTCAACGTCCACCATATGTCGCAGGCCGAAGTGGCTAGGAAATTCGGTGTAACCGATGCGGCGATCTCCCAATATCTGAAGAAGAAGAGAGGAGACAGCGCCATCATCGAGAATTCCATCAAATATCCTGAGTTCATCGGAAAGATCAGGGAATCCGCGAGCGCCATCGCTGAGGGTAAGAGCACCTTCGAGATGGAGATGTGCAGGGTCTGCCGCACCGTCGGTGAGATGGGAATCATCGATGAGATCTATCAGCAGCTGTTCGGTACGAATGCCATCAAGTGCGAAGGCATGTGCCGCGGCGTACTGCCCGAGATCTGA